CAGACCGCGCAGCGCGTTGCGCAGGACCACCATGCCGGTGGCCGCGTCGATGCCGTGGCCCGCGATGTCGCCGACGCACAGCAGGATGTGCTGCGAGGGCAGCACGACCGCGTCGTACCAGTCGCCGCCGACCAGGGCCTCGGACTAGGCGGGCCGGTAGCGCACGGCAACCTAGGGTACCGGTAAGACCCGTGTCACCGATCCTGCTGGCCAATTCCGTTGCTGGGCGGTCGTGACACTCGTTGGTCATGTAGCGGTCGTGTTCTTCCGTCTGCGGTCGCGGGGTGGGGTGTGGGGTGTCGATGCGGGCGCGGCCGTGGCCGCAGGTGCCGGAAACGACCGGGCGGGCAGCGCGGGCAGCGGCGGCGAAAGGGCCGTATCCGTTGGCGATGCGGGTGCGCGACGAGCTCGGCGAGTTGTTCGCGGATGTCGAGTTCGCCCAGGCGTTCGGGGTACGAGGCCGGCAAGGGTGGTCGCCGGGGCAGCTGGCACTGGTGACGGTGCTGCAGTTCGCTGAAAACCTCACCGACCGGGCCGCGGCGCATCGGGTGCGGTTCGGGATGGACTTCAAGTACGCGCTGGGCCTGGACCTGGACGATCCAGGTTTCGACGCGTCGGTCCTGTCCGAGTTCCGCGCTCGTCTGGTGGCGCACAACCTGGAGGAACGGGCCTTGGACCTGCTGCTGGGCGTATTGAAGAGCAAGGGCCTGGTGAAGGCCGGCGGGCAGCAGCGGACGGACTCTACTCGCGTGCTCGCCGCGGTGCGCGACCTGAACCGCCTGGAGCTGGCCGGCGAAACCCTACGTACCGCCCTGGAGGTTGTGGCCTGCGCGGCACCCGGCTGGCTATCCGAGGTGGTACCGATCCCACAGTGGACAGAGCGGTACGGGCCGCGAATCGACTCCTGGCAGCTGCCTTCTTCCCAGGCCAAGCGCACCGAGATGGCACTGGCCTACGGCCAGGACGGCTTCGCGCTTCTGGAAGCTGCGCATGCCGCAGGCGCTCCGGTGTGGCTGCGAGAACTTCCCGCAGTGCAGATCCTGCGGATGGTGTGGGTGCAGAACTACACGCGAACGGTCACCGAGACCGGGCTGGAGGTGCAGCGGCGGGAGAGCCAGGATCTCCCGCCGAGCAGACTGCGTCTGACCTCACCGTATGACCTGGACGCGCGCTACGGCCTCAAACAGGGCTCATGGTGGACCGGCTACAAGGTTCACATCAGCGAGACCTGCGACCCGGAGGAGGAGATCCTCCCGGCTGTCGGCGGGACTGCTCTCGCCTCCGGATCGGGTGAGGCCGGCCCACTGCGCGTCATTACCAACATCGCGACCACCGACGCCACCGTGACCGACGCGGAGATGACCGAGTCGATCCACCACATGCTCGCCGCCCGCGACCTGTTGCCCGCCGAGCATTATCTGGACTCCGGCTACCCCTCCGCCGAGCTGATCGTCGGTATGAAGGAGGGCTTTGGCGTCACCCTGGTCACCCCGGTCCTGTTGGACAGCTCACCCCAGGCCCGCTCCGGTGCCGGCTTCGGTCGCACCGCCTTCGCCATCGACTGGGACAACCGGCAGGCCACCTGCCCGCGCGGACACACCAGCACCTGGTGGAGCCCCGCCGTCCAACGCGGTACCAAGGCCATCGTGGTCAAGTTCGACAAGGAGACCTGCCAGCCATGCCCGGTCCGAGACAAGTGCACGCGGGCCAAAAACGGCGGCCGCACACTCTCCCTGCGCGCCCGCGAGCAGCAACAGGTCCTCGATGAGGCCCGCACTCAGCAGACCAGTCAGGAATGGCGGGCCAAGTACGCCACCCGCGCTGGCGTCGAGGGCACCATCCACCAGGCCATGGCCGTCACCGGTATGAGACGCGCCCGCTACCGCGGCCTGAAGAAGACTCACCTGGAACACGCGTTCTCAGCGGTCGCGCTCAACCTCATCCGTCTCGACGCCTGGTGGAACGGCCGTCCCCTCGACCGAACCCGCACCAGCCACCTCGCCCGACTCGACCAGCAGGACTTCAACCTCACCGGTTGATCACGGGCCTGCTTGCAGAGAGACTGCGACTCATGAGGTTCACAGGCTTGCCCGTCGACACGCAGACCACCGGCGTCGCAGCGGACCTCTCCATGCAACGGCGGGCTCACCAGTGAGTACCAACCTGCCCTACTTCCGCTACCACCCCGACCCCGTCGCAAGCGAGTC
The Streptomyces sp. NBC_01296 DNA segment above includes these coding regions:
- a CDS encoding IS1182 family transposase, which gives rise to MRVRDELGELFADVEFAQAFGVRGRQGWSPGQLALVTVLQFAENLTDRAAAHRVRFGMDFKYALGLDLDDPGFDASVLSEFRARLVAHNLEERALDLLLGVLKSKGLVKAGGQQRTDSTRVLAAVRDLNRLELAGETLRTALEVVACAAPGWLSEVVPIPQWTERYGPRIDSWQLPSSQAKRTEMALAYGQDGFALLEAAHAAGAPVWLRELPAVQILRMVWVQNYTRTVTETGLEVQRRESQDLPPSRLRLTSPYDLDARYGLKQGSWWTGYKVHISETCDPEEEILPAVGGTALASGSGEAGPLRVITNIATTDATVTDAEMTESIHHMLAARDLLPAEHYLDSGYPSAELIVGMKEGFGVTLVTPVLLDSSPQARSGAGFGRTAFAIDWDNRQATCPRGHTSTWWSPAVQRGTKAIVVKFDKETCQPCPVRDKCTRAKNGGRTLSLRAREQQQVLDEARTQQTSQEWRAKYATRAGVEGTIHQAMAVTGMRRARYRGLKKTHLEHAFSAVALNLIRLDAWWNGRPLDRTRTSHLARLDQQDFNLTG